A stretch of Dasania marina DSM 21967 DNA encodes these proteins:
- a CDS encoding purine-cytosine permease family protein, protein MSSANSATETAAASHEVEGYGAIKGTLSLGRIAMIWLAANLVVTTLLTGTLFVPGVSWPQALAMIVLGTLIGAVVLVLVGNMGTRTGLSTMSLTKGAFGLRGAFLTTGANVVILMGWCWVQAMLAGVTVNFIVQQATGFSNPVLFSVLCQVLVVSLAVFGHEGIAKVEPWLALIILSVMVYIFYLAFGSYSVAAFFDLSIEPSLGWNAWLVLDVVIATAISWTVLSAEFNRLAKNQVAGVVGSGIGYTLSTILTMSLGATAIAYLGLEGKAATSFDPTVIVAAFGAPLALVIFLSVMATNTMVVYGMISSVLNVTPSKKLKFVPVALVLGAISIVGASWLAMLEQFTSFLTLVGSLFIPVFAIMIADYYIVQRGHYDRDILLGRGGKYWYQGGVNMAALVVWVLGVLASILFTYVISSPVGATLPTFAVSFGGYLAWSLVAGKRLKAKPVAKHLLS, encoded by the coding sequence ATGTCATCAGCAAATTCTGCAACAGAAACAGCCGCAGCCAGCCATGAGGTGGAAGGCTACGGCGCTATCAAAGGGACCTTGTCCCTGGGCCGCATAGCCATGATTTGGCTGGCTGCGAATTTGGTGGTGACAACCTTACTAACAGGCACGCTGTTTGTGCCGGGAGTATCTTGGCCGCAGGCCTTAGCCATGATTGTGTTGGGCACCTTGATAGGTGCGGTAGTGTTGGTGTTGGTTGGTAATATGGGCACACGTACTGGCCTGTCTACCATGTCGTTAACCAAAGGGGCCTTTGGCCTGCGTGGGGCGTTTTTAACCACCGGGGCTAATGTCGTTATTCTTATGGGTTGGTGCTGGGTACAAGCGATGCTGGCGGGTGTTACCGTCAACTTTATCGTGCAACAGGCAACGGGGTTTTCTAACCCGGTGCTGTTTTCGGTGTTATGCCAGGTTTTGGTGGTGAGCTTGGCTGTTTTTGGCCATGAAGGCATAGCCAAAGTGGAGCCTTGGCTGGCACTGATTATTTTAAGCGTAATGGTCTACATTTTTTATCTTGCCTTTGGCAGCTACTCGGTAGCTGCCTTTTTTGATTTATCCATAGAGCCAAGCCTAGGCTGGAATGCTTGGTTGGTCTTGGATGTGGTTATTGCCACAGCTATTTCTTGGACGGTGCTGTCTGCCGAGTTTAATCGCCTAGCCAAAAATCAGGTGGCTGGCGTGGTAGGCTCAGGCATAGGCTACACCTTGTCCACCATACTCACGATGAGCTTAGGTGCTACCGCCATTGCTTATTTAGGCTTAGAAGGTAAGGCGGCAACTAGTTTTGACCCTACCGTGATAGTGGCTGCTTTTGGCGCGCCGCTGGCGTTGGTGATTTTTTTATCGGTCATGGCCACCAATACAATGGTGGTGTATGGCATGATTTCGTCGGTGCTTAATGTCACCCCTAGCAAAAAGCTAAAATTTGTCCCGGTGGCCTTGGTGTTGGGCGCTATCTCTATAGTGGGGGCCAGTTGGTTGGCCATGCTAGAGCAATTCACCTCGTTTTTAACCTTAGTGGGCAGCTTATTTATACCGGTATTTGCGATTATGATAGCGGATTACTATATCGTGCAGCGCGGCCACTACGACCGTGATATTTTGCTAGGCCGTGGTGGTAAGTACTGGTATCAGGGAGGCGTTAACATGGCCGCACTCGTTGTGTGGGTACTAGGGGTGCTAGCCTCTATATTGTTCACCTACGTTATCTCCAGCCCCGTAGGAGCCACCTTACCTACCTTTGCCGTTTCCTTTGGCGGTTATTTGGCCTGGTCTTTAGTGGCGGGCAAGCGGCTTAAAGCTAAACCTGTGGCTAAGCACCTACTCTCTTAG